The Blastocatellia bacterium genomic interval TGATTTTAATATTGTTTTGCTGTGTTGGAGGAATAAGTTTTTGGTGCTTATATAAACTGTATAAAGAAGTAGAACTTTTACAAACAAACGCTAAGATATCAACCTATGCTATGCAAGTACGTAGTGATTATGCAAATATGCGAAGGTTTGAAAAAGGTATATTTATAAATGTTTCATCTATAGAAAAACAAGATCCCTATTTAACTATATGGAACAATACTCATAAAGATTTAATAAGCACAATTGTTGAACTAAATAAATATATTTCATCAGAAGAAGATAAAAAAATAGTTACATCAATGCAGCAAATATTAACAAATTATGAATATGGTTTTGATGAAACTGTTGATCAATTACGCAAAGGAAAATACCAAACGGCTGAACAAGCTAATGATGCAATGGATAAATACAGATGGGCAGCTAATGGATTAGAAAGTACAGGTAAACAGCTTGCAGTAAAAACCGGTCAAAGAAGTACATTAAGCTTACAAAGTCTAACTAATCAACTTAAATATGCTGTATGGATTACATCGGTAACTTTACTTGGGATTGTATTTTTTATTGGTGTTTTTGGTGTTTTATTTATGCAAAGCATCACAAAACCACTTTTGCAAGCAGTAGAGGTTGCTCAAAAAGTTGCTTTAGGAGATATAACACAAAATATTAAAACAACAAATAACAGTAGTGAAATAGGACAATTACTTTTATCAATGAAAAACATGGTAGAGTCACTAAAAGAAAATGCAATAATTGCTGAACAAATTGCATTAGGTAATCTTAATGTTAAAGTAAAAGAAAGATCAGAATTAGATACTTTTAGAAAGAGTTTTAGAAAAATGGTTAAAGACTTACAAAATGCTGTTATTTCTATTAGTAAAGCTGCGGATCAAGTTTTTGTAGAAAGTAGTGATCTTGCTTCAGCCTCAGAACATTCCTCAAAAGTTAATAGAGATATCTCTATTTCTGTAGATACAACTAGCACTGCAATTTGTCAAATAAGCGTTAATACTCAAAATATTGCGAAAAAAACAGAAGAACAACTATCTTTTGCTAATCAAATAAGTAAAAGTAATGTAGCAATGGTTTCTTCAATAAACAATATTACACAAGCCTGCAAAGAGATGCTTAACATATCGGCACAATCAAAAAAAGATGTTTTATCTAGTGTTGAAACAATAGACAAAAATATCAAAGGTATAGACAAGATAAATGAAAGCCTCTCTCATCTTACACAAACTGTTTTTAATCTTCAAAATAAAACAAATAACATTAGTAAAATGGTGGATGTAATAGCCAATGTTGCAGACCAAACTAATCTTCTTGCATTAAATGCAGCAATTGAAGCCGCACGAGCAGGAGAATACGGACTTGGTTTTGGAGTTATTGCAGAAGAAGTGCGTAGATTATCTGATCAGTGTAGAAATAGCACTCAAGAAATAACAGATCTTATTAGGGACACCAAAAAAGAAGTAAATAAAGCTGTAAAAGACCTAGAAAAAAGTAGCCAGATAGTTAATGAAAGTACATTGTCTTGTAATAGTGCTAGATTAGAACTTAAATGTATTGAAAAATCTGTTATAGAAGTACATAAATTTACAATTGTAGTTGATGAAGCTAATAATAAACAAACTGAGATTTGGAATACAATTGCAGAGATATTTTCTAAACTAAATTCTTTAACTGAACAAATCAATGCAGCTACATTTGAACAAGCTATAGGTGTGCGAGAAATTGCCGAGTCTGTAGAAAAAATTGCAATTGTATTAAATGAAAACACAATTTTATCATCTCGTCTTGCTTATAGTGGTAAAAAAATGGAAGAACAAAGCCAAATACTTCAGAAATTTCTTGGGCATTTTTACTTTAATACAGCTAAACTTGTGGAGGAAAACTACTAGGATACCTACAACAGCAATTGTTGAAATTCTAGTATATGATAAATAATGCAATAAATAATTTTTTAGAAATAAGGATATGGAGATAAAAGTGTTAATAAGTAGATATGTTTTTAAGTTAGTAGTATCGTTTTTATTAGTATTAACTTCTTTTGTAGCAGTTAAAGCAACAACCTTAAGAGTTCATTATGATGTTGGATTTGGTAACAATATTACCATTAGAGGAAATAAAGCACCCTTCTCTTGGTCAACAGGGGTAAATGCAACTTGGACAAGTTCTAATATTTGGGTTTATTCTTGGCCTAATTCAGTTGGTAATGTAGAAGTAAAACCTATGATTAATGATCTAACTTGGTCAATAGGAGCAAATTATAAGATTACAGCAGGTTCAACAGTAGATATTTATCCTTTATTTAAGAATACTAAAGGGACATTTTCAAAAATAACTAATTTTTACTCACCACAATTTGGAAATAATAGAACATTACTTATTTATCTACCACCTAGCTATAAAGAAAATTACGCCAAAAGATATCCTGTTTTATATATGCATGATGGACAAAATATTTTTGATGCAACAACCTCATTTGGTGGAGTTGAATGGAAAGTAGATGAAACTATTAATAGTTTAGTTACTAATGGCTCAATGGATGAAGTAATAGTGGTAGGCATTTATAATACAGGAGCAAATAGGATCTTTGAATATACTCCATGCTGTGATGCTGAATATGGTGGTGGCGGTGCAGATAGCTATTCAAGTTTTCTTATTAATACAGTTAAACCCTTTGTTGATACAAATTTTAGAACTTTACCCTCTAAAGAAAATACTGCTATTATGGGTTCTTCTTTGGGAGGTT includes:
- a CDS encoding alpha/beta hydrolase; translated protein: MEIKVLISRYVFKLVVSFLLVLTSFVAVKATTLRVHYDVGFGNNITIRGNKAPFSWSTGVNATWTSSNIWVYSWPNSVGNVEVKPMINDLTWSIGANYKITAGSTVDIYPLFKNTKGTFSKITNFYSPQFGNNRTLLIYLPPSYKENYAKRYPVLYMHDGQNIFDATTSFGGVEWKVDETINSLVTNGSMDEVIVVGIYNTGANRIFEYTPCCDAEYGGGGADSYSSFLINTVKPFVDTNFRTLPSKENTAIMGSSLGGLVSFYIAYNRPDVFSKAGCMSSSFWWDNRALVRTVDISTNRPAVKFYIDAGTNNDGLPNTTSMRDALLVDGYIQGNNLYYYVANGGSHSESSWSQRINIPLKYMFPFGSTVY
- a CDS encoding MCP four helix bundle domain-containing protein is translated as MFEKMTIAKRLILAFSVILILFCCVGGISFWCLYKLYKEVELLQTNAKISTYAMQVRSDYANMRRFEKGIFINVSSIEKQDPYLTIWNNTHKDLISTIVELNKYISSEEDKKIVTSMQQILTNYEYGFDETVDQLRKGKYQTAEQANDAMDKYRWAANGLESTGKQLAVKTGQRSTLSLQSLTNQLKYAVWITSVTLLGIVFFIGVFGVLFMQSITKPLLQAVEVAQKVALGDITQNIKTTNNSSEIGQLLLSMKNMVESLKENAIIAEQIALGNLNVKVKERSELDTFRKSFRKMVKDLQNAVISISKAADQVFVESSDLASASEHSSKVNRDISISVDTTSTAICQISVNTQNIAKKTEEQLSFANQISKSNVAMVSSINNITQACKEMLNISAQSKKDVLSSVETIDKNIKGIDKINESLSHLTQTVFNLQNKTNNISKMVDVIANVADQTNLLALNAAIEAARAGEYGLGFGVIAEEVRRLSDQCRNSTQEITDLIRDTKKEVNKAVKDLEKSSQIVNESTLSCNSARLELKCIEKSVIEVHKFTIVVDEANNKQTEIWNTIAEIFSKLNSLTEQINAATFEQAIGVREIAESVEKIAIVLNENTILSSRLAYSGKKMEEQSQILQKFLGHFYFNTAKLVEENY